The nucleotide window ACAGCAATATTTTGCTGATATTGCGTGAAGAATTCATTGATGTCGCCAGCAGTTAAGCTCGTTGGAATTTGTTCCCAAGCCGCTGCACTCTGCAGGAACGCCTGACGAATGTCATTTTCAATCGCCGCCCCCTTAGGCGTTAGCCGCAGGTACTTCACACGGCGGTCATCCAACTTAGCCTCTTGTTCAACAAAACCATCCAACAGCAGTGCCCGTAATTTTCGAGCAGCCGCGGAACGGGTGGTACGGGTCGAATCGGCCAGTTCGCTCAGCGTGATATTGCGTTGCTCATGAATTTGTTTCAACAGCAGGTACTGTTCAAAGCTGACCGAGTACTGACCCGTCACCTGTTCAGCGGCATTGATCAGTACGCGAAAGATCTCGCGGTATTGACGTAGAAATGTTTCGAATACTCTTTCTTCGTTTTGCATGATAACTCCCCCTAGGAAAACGAATTCAGCCGATTTGGTGCAATTTGCTGGTAAAATGACCAGCATTCTTCACTAACTCAGCATACCGTTATTATGCGGCCTGACGGGTGGGGATAAAAACAATTGCGCTTATCCACTGTGATTAAGAAAGGTCAGCTTGTTTTCTAAATCAAGGTGGGAAAGGAACTTAGTTGCTGGCAAAATAAAATCCGCTCATCCTACTGACGTAGCGGGGATGAGCGGATTAAGAGAGTTATTTTAAAGGTTGAAAGGTCGAAAACTGTTATCAAACCAAGAATAGCAAGGTGATATAGACTTAAAACTAGTCTGACCCATCCACCTACGGCTGTCAGAGATTCTGCCTGCTGTGGGGAACGCCTGCGGCCTGAAAAGCGGTCCTGCAGCCCGGTTTGAATCCTGGAAAAACCACCAGTCTCCAAACACGTCCCACGCGGTAAGCTGAAAATCGGCTAACACCGTCGACACAGTAGGCATTCACCCTGGCGACCGGAAGCGGCAATCAACGTTCGCCCACCAGCAAAGCTACTTCGTCATGTAGATGTAGAGATGATCGGTGGAGAAACCAGTGTTGAACCGCACGCCGTTCGACCGAATCGTCTTGGTCGTCGTAGAGCTACTGTTCTTTTTGGCATCTTTCAGGACCTTTTCAAACTTTTTGATCACGTACTTAGGTTTAGCGT belongs to Levilactobacillus yonginensis and includes:
- a CDS encoding MarR family transcriptional regulator, producing MQNEERVFETFLRQYREIFRVLINAAEQVTGQYSVSFEQYLLLKQIHEQRNITLSELADSTRTTRSAAARKLRALLLDGFVEQEAKLDDRRVKYLRLTPKGAAIENDIRQAFLQSAAAWEQIPTSLTAGDINEFFTQYQQNIAVWDRTRPKFQRPVLRTKRKALGDK